The DNA segment CCCAATGCGGTCAGCGATTCCTCCAGCAACTGGGTCTCGGCTTCGGTGCTCTCCGGGATGACGGGTTGCTGCGGGGTGAGCTTGGCCAGCCCGAAGTCGAGGATCTTGGCCTGGCCGCGCGAGGTGATCCAGATGTTGGCCGGCTTGATGTCGCGGTGCACGATGCCTTTGTTGTGCGCCGCGTCCAGCGCGTCGGCCACCTGCACCGCCATGTCGAGCACTTCGTCGAACTGAAGCTTCTGCTCCTGCATGCGCTGCTTGAGGGTCGAGCCCTCCAGCAGCTCCATGACGATGAAGGGATGCCCGTTCTGTTCCTCGATTTCGTGGATGGTGCAGATGCCGGGATGATTGAGTTGCGAGGCAGCGCGCGCTTCACGGCGGAAGCGCTCCAGCGCTTTGCTGTCGCCGGCGAGGTGTTCGGGGACGAACTTGACCGCCACCCGGCGTCCCAGGCGGAGGTCTTCAGCCTCGTAGACCACGCCCATGCCGCCGCCGCCGAGCTTCCCCAGCACGCGATAGTGGGAAATCGTCTGGCCGACCACGGTCGAGCTCCCCACTCCAGCAGGCCCGCCATGTTAGGCACCAGCTATCACCCAAGTCAACGCCAGCCGTGAGTTCCTGGGAGCCTGCGCCTTTCTTCCCACCGGAGGCCCCGCTTTTCCCTCGCCCGGTCCCACCTTTCCCAGCTCCATTGTCGTCGGTGGCCGCGCCGGTTAGCGTCCAGGAGCGCGCTGTCTGCGTCTGCATTACCATTACTCTGCTTGGCTTCCGAACTCCCAATCCGATGGGCCCGGGTTTTCATCGCCTGGATGCTGCTCGGCCTGCTCTTCGTGGGCCGTAACTACATCGCCTACGCCGCCTGGGGCGAGCCCTTTCCGTGGGATCGTGCCTTCCTGGTAGAGATGGAATTCTCCTTCTCCTGGGCCCTGCTGACGCCGCTGGTCATCGCGCTGGCCCGTCGTTTTCCTATCGAGCGCGGACGGCTGCGCTTCGTTCTGCCCCTGCACTTGGTCTTCGGCTGCCTGCTGGCGCCCATCAGCGCCGTCATGAGCTGGTCGTTCTTCTTCCTGACCATGGCGATCACGAAGAACTTCGCTTGGGCGGAGTTTGCCATGCGTTTTCGCAGCAGCGCGCCCTTCGTCATCTACATCGGCACCGCGGGCTTCTGGATGTACTGGGTGATCCTGGGCGCCTACTTCGGACTTTCCTACTATCGCCTGTACCGCGAACAGAAGCTGGAGGCGGCGGAGCTGGAAGTGCGGGCCTCGCGCCTGCAGGAGCAACTGGCGCGGGCGCAACTGGACGCGCTGAAGATGCGCCTCCACCCGCACTTCCTTTTCAACACCTTAAACACCATCTCCGTGCTCATGCAGGAGGACGTGGAGCGCGCCAACCGCATGCTCATCCGTTTGAGCGAGTTGCTGCGCATCGCGCTCGACCACCAGGGCGCCGACCAGGTGCCGTTGCGCGATGAGATCAGCTTCCTGGAGCGCTATCTCGAGATCCAGCAGATCCGCTTCGAAGACCGCCTGTCGGTGCGTTTCGACGTCGAGGGCGCGGCCCTGGAGGCTTGCGTCCCGGCGCTCATCCTGCAGCCGCTGGTGGAGAATGCGGTACGCCACGGGGTGGCCCGGCGAGCCGAGCCCGGCCGCGTCGAAGTCCGCGCTCGCGCCGTCGATGGGCGTCTGCTCCTGGAGGTATGGAACGACGGTCCCGGGCTTTCCGAGGGAGGGGAGGGCGCCGCCAATGGCTCCGGCTACGGGCTGGCCAACACCCGCGCCCGCCTCGATCAGCACTACGGAGCGGCGCAGCGCTTTGCCGTGGAGAATGCCCGCAGTGGGGTGCTGGCTTCCATCGAGATCCCGTTCGTCGCCGCAAATGCCGCCGAGGAGGTCCATGCCGAAGATTCGCGCGCTGATCGTTGACGACGAGCCCATCGCCCGCCGCGGCATCCGCCTCCTGTTGCGCGACTTCCCGGAAGTCGATGTGCTCCGCGAGTGTCCCAACGGGCGCGACGCCGTCAAGGCCATCCGCGAGCTTGCCCCCGATCTGGTCTTTCTTGATGTGCAGATGCCGGAACTCGACGGCTTTCAGGTGGTGGAGCAGGTAGGCGCCGCCCACATGCCCGCCGTCGTCTTCGTCACGGCGTACGACCAGTACGCGCTCAAGGCCTTCGAGGTGCACGCGCTCGACTACGTGCTGAAGCCGATCGAGAAGGAGCGATTCCGCCAGGCTTTTCGCCAGGCCGTGCGCTGGCTCGAACGCGACCGCATCGTCGGCCTCGCCGAGCGCCTGGAAGCGATGCTGGGCTCGCTCGACCACGGCGCGCGCGCCAGCAAGCCGCAGGCGCCGCAGCGCATCGTGGTGAAAGACGCCGGCCGCATCTTTTTTCTCGACCCGCGCGACGTCGACTGGATCGATTCCGCCGGCAACTACCTGCAGTTGCACGTCGGCAAGACCGTGCACCTGCTGCGCGAGACCATGAACGAGATGGAGCGCAAGCTGGAACCGCAGGAGTTCGTACGCATCCGCCGCTCCACCCTGGTCAACGTGCGCCGCATCCGCGAATTCCGCCCGCTGTTCAAAGGCTCCTATGCGGTCCTGCTGCGCGATGGGACCGAACTCACTTCCAGCCGCCGCTACCGCTCCAGCCTGGACGCCTTCTTCCGCGGCCGCCGCTGACCCAGGTTCCGTTTTCCCCTGCGGAGCGCCGCTCGTCCCAGCCTTGTCCGCAGGCTTCCCGCGCGCGTTGTTCCGCTCCTGCCGCATCCCTAGCATCGTCTGCAGGAGGGAGATATGCCGTTCCTGCTCGTACCGAACATCCACATCCAATCGCGCCTCGCCTATGCGTTGGTCGGGGTGGCGCTCCTGATGATGGGCTGGCTCATCCCCTTCAGCAACGCCCTGGATCGCCGCATCGTGCTGCTGGCCGGGAGCTCCGGCTTGTTCTCTGCGGCCTCGGGTTTCTGCGTGATGTGCTGGGTCTCGGACCTGTTCGAATCTCCGGCCGAAGGTAGGGCTCCAAGGCAGCGGAATGGGTCGGAGGAGGTCGCACCCTCCGCTCAGGATGGCAATGCGTGAAGCTCAGTCGGCTGCGGTGGAAGAAGTAACGCGGGCCACGATCTGGCGAAACTCATCGTCGGTCACCAGGCCGCGCTTTTCCGTGCCGCGCTGCTTCACCGCGGCCAGCACGGCCGCGCGCTTGTCGGCGGGTACGGAGAGGCCCAGTTCTTTTGCCTTGAGGTCGATGTTGTCCAGCCCGCTCTTTTTTCCCAACACAATGCGGCGTTCGGCGCCCACCAGGTCGGCCGAGAAGGGCTCGATGGCTTCCGGGATGTGGAACTGGCTGGCCACCGCGCCCGACTCGCGGGTGAACAGGTTCTCGCCCACCAGCGGCTTCCAGGCGTCCACTTCGTAGCCGGCGGCACGCCGCACGACCCCCGAGACTTCGCGCACTTTGGCCAGGTTCATCTCCACCGGAACGCCATAGAGGCATTGCAGGGCCAGGGCGATCTCGCTGATATCGGCGTTGCCCGCCCGCTCGCCCATGCCGTTGATCGTGCCCTGGATCCAGGTGGCTCCGGCGCGGACCGCGGCAATCGCACAGGCGGTAGCCAGACCGAAATCGTTGTGCCCGTGGAAATGCACCGGAACTTTCGGTCCCACCCATTCGCAGGCCTTGCTCACCAGCGACTCGACCGCTTCCGGACCGCAGGCGCCGATGGTATCCACCACGACGATCTCTTTCGCGCCCGCGCTGAGCGCCTCCATGTACACCCGCTTCAGGAAGTCGAGGTCGGTGCGCGAGCCGTCCACGGCGAAAAAAGCCACGGTCACGCCCTGGTGGGCGGCGTGCTTTACGGCTTCCACGACGCGCCGCACGGCTTCATCGCGGGCGATGCCGTAGGCTTCCAGCTTGATGCTGCTGGTGGGCGTTTCGATGATGGTGTGGCGCGCACCCAGGCGCAGCACTTCGTCCACGTCGGCCTTGACGGCGCGGGCAAAGCCCCAGATCTCGGCCTTCAGCCCTTCGTTGACGATCAGGCGCAGGGCTTCAGCGTCATCCGGCGAGACGCGCGGGAAGCCGGCTTCGATGCGCCCCACGCCCAACTCGTCCAGCTTGCGGGCGATGGCCACCTTCTGCTCCGGCGTCAGCACCACGCCCACGGTCTGCTCGCCGTCGCGCAGCGTGGTGTCGTAGAAGCGCACCGGGCCGCGAGCAGGCAGGCGTTCGTTAAGTTCGCTGACCCAAACCTTGTCGTTGGACGGGCTCATGGCTTCTTAAGGATACCCTTCTCCTCTGCCGCCGTGGTTGGGAAGCCGGAGGCTAGGCCGTCTTCGGCGGCGGACCTCCATGCGCCTCTTCCCAGGTGATGACCTTGTTGCGCAGGACCCCAACCTTCTCAATTTCGCACTCCATTACGTCACCAGGCTTGAGGTACCAGGCCTTGGGGTCGCCCGAGAAGGCGGCCACACCGGAGACGGTGCCGGTCGAGACCACGTCGCCGGCGCTGTAGCCCATGGCGGAGTAGTGCGCCAGGATCTGGGGAATCGTCACGCTCATCTTGCTGGAATGCGAGCGCTGGCGGGACTCGCCGTTGACGCGCAGCTCCATGGCCAGGTTGTGCGGGTCGGGGATCTCGTCGGCGGTGACGATCCAGGGGCCGAGCGGGCAGAAAGTATCGATGCCCTTGCAGAAACTGAACACTCCCGATTTCATCTCCCGCCGCTGAATGTCGCGCGCCGTGACGTCATTGAAGATGACGTAGCCGCCGATGTAATCCTTCGCTTCCTCGGCAGTGAAATGCTTGCCGGCTTTTTTCACCACGATGGCCAGTTCCAGCTCGTAGTCCAGCTCTTCGGTCAGGTGACGCGGATAGACCACGGGCTGGTCGTGGCCGATGATGGCGTCCACGTTCTGAAAAAAGACGATCCAGGGCAGCACGGGATGGGAGAAGCCCGACTTCTGCGCTTCCTCGTGGTGCTCGCGGAAATTTCCGGCGGTGTGAAAGAACTTTTTGGGGATGATGGGAGCCCTGAGGCGCACCTGGTCGCGGCCATAGACGACCGGCTCCCCCGAAGGCCCGGTGATTTTCCCGCCTTTTTCCGCCACGTACTTCACCGCCTGGCGCGCGGCGTCCAGGCTGCGGTCGCCGCCCGCGAACAGCGCCCGCATGGACGTGGGAACGCGTGCCCGGGCCAGGCGGTAATGCGCCTCTTCATGCTCCACGTCACGCGCGTACAAGGCGTAGGCGGTGTTGAGGTCCACGATGCGGTCATCGGTGGTCAGAGCTCCGGTTCGCTTTCGTCCGGTGCCGTCTTCAAAGGTGATCAAGCGCATGATTCGCCGGTTCTCCGTTAGCCGAAACACGTCAGTCTATTGATTACGGATGCAGATTGTCCACACGCT comes from the Terriglobales bacterium genome and includes:
- a CDS encoding histidine kinase; the encoded protein is MLLGLLFVGRNYIAYAAWGEPFPWDRAFLVEMEFSFSWALLTPLVIALARRFPIERGRLRFVLPLHLVFGCLLAPISAVMSWSFFFLTMAITKNFAWAEFAMRFRSSAPFVIYIGTAGFWMYWVILGAYFGLSYYRLYREQKLEAAELEVRASRLQEQLARAQLDALKMRLHPHFLFNTLNTISVLMQEDVERANRMLIRLSELLRIALDHQGADQVPLRDEISFLERYLEIQQIRFEDRLSVRFDVEGAALEACVPALILQPLVENAVRHGVARRAEPGRVEVRARAVDGRLLLEVWNDGPGLSEGGEGAANGSGYGLANTRARLDQHYGAAQRFAVENARSGVLASIEIPFVAANAAEEVHAEDSRADR
- a CDS encoding LytTR family DNA-binding domain-containing protein, which gives rise to MPKIRALIVDDEPIARRGIRLLLRDFPEVDVLRECPNGRDAVKAIRELAPDLVFLDVQMPELDGFQVVEQVGAAHMPAVVFVTAYDQYALKAFEVHALDYVLKPIEKERFRQAFRQAVRWLERDRIVGLAERLEAMLGSLDHGARASKPQAPQRIVVKDAGRIFFLDPRDVDWIDSAGNYLQLHVGKTVHLLRETMNEMERKLEPQEFVRIRRSTLVNVRRIREFRPLFKGSYAVLLRDGTELTSSRRYRSSLDAFFRGRR
- a CDS encoding fumarylacetoacetate hydrolase family protein is translated as MRLITFEDGTGRKRTGALTTDDRIVDLNTAYALYARDVEHEEAHYRLARARVPTSMRALFAGGDRSLDAARQAVKYVAEKGGKITGPSGEPVVYGRDQVRLRAPIIPKKFFHTAGNFREHHEEAQKSGFSHPVLPWIVFFQNVDAIIGHDQPVVYPRHLTEELDYELELAIVVKKAGKHFTAEEAKDYIGGYVIFNDVTARDIQRREMKSGVFSFCKGIDTFCPLGPWIVTADEIPDPHNLAMELRVNGESRQRSHSSKMSVTIPQILAHYSAMGYSAGDVVSTGTVSGVAAFSGDPKAWYLKPGDVMECEIEKVGVLRNKVITWEEAHGGPPPKTA